A genomic region of Bombus pyrosoma isolate SC7728 linkage group LG6, ASM1482585v1, whole genome shotgun sequence contains the following coding sequences:
- the LOC122568392 gene encoding uncharacterized protein LOC122568392: protein MKMINPIAVSRSRCLSLQNKLKCGNHVKDAQRDVPCINIILRSDCKMHSNQYNRLQKESTSLFQPNADSMKTNLQSSNMLQFYSFNKKYNHTAFRTENCFDMSQSVGGMHYERKYDRDNDGLIFNNISQLRYNNNPSFLCHPVPSNEISNNNTFRSNSLKTSLFSQINGTKQTTPLSTVEDTVRNFGVDDIKANFNASKLVGCPVKFSKKLPTNSFPVTNLASSMKQINGSNEVSKMIKTDLSLNSAQISNVKENSIKLLSLPMNFKSPLENSTNLQLKSPNMLLNSEFTKLGSLVTPITDRPCKELFYASSPTDSHVTRNFMKNNEIESTMCINETISTYKDKCEEHEPKANCRKDKFDKSTLVIEKFAKFSNPESIDICTNVNCNEINCSMLNAKRDEYEDRFSNIRNINDYECVDKCTSTIDNALDILQNMVRSVKRFRDKDMKKCNDQNYQFKEVKCKNMDCIYKNGRNRVLLAKINSAEIMRPKMLQEIKKHADTLEEELTTVANKGIRTKKKRNEKLVVDKSNVKQYSDMITQNPEKRNIYIQEPCSHDDIKYLQSPLLRLETNFNSRHVKRPDVILSRIHKKGIYKKDHNENDNGYERNNIKSLIYPGDNYSTNVKNVHVQCARSVSFRIFDSSNFRPIATSTPRNIDAPKNKETLCHMSTCTQTTSISEESLRIRQVKKTTSTELINDYSIGQENKTINLVNVNKEISSCCDEKAIIMLFLTKNLNSKCLKTKYKRSEFLNFRSKCLTGTCVICGKKKLIKYGLSRRKKRIPVAFKLMSVTYKSEAVRSNGNHCDYEKCSVNDCKVSDLLNTVYTQSSNLQITTATSVPCISVGNTNNVKNFDEERIARNDGCILS, encoded by the coding sequence atgaaaatgataaatccTATCGCTGTGTCACGCTCAAGATGCTTAAGTCTGCAAAATAAACTCAAATGCGGTAACCACGTGAAAGATGCTCAACGTGATGTTccttgtataaatataattttacgatcCGATTGCAAAATGCATTCAAATCAATATAACCGTCTACAGAAGGAAAGTACCTCGCTGTTTCAACCTAATGCAGATTCAATGAAAACTAATCTCCAATCATCGAATATGCTACAATTCTATTcgtttaacaaaaaatataatcacaCTGCCTTTCGTACAGAAAATTGCTTTGATATGTCGCAGTCAGTAGGAGGAATGCactatgaaagaaaatacgatcgagacaacgatggtttaatctttaataatatttcacaacTTAGATACAATAATAATCCATCATTTCTATGTCATCCTGTTCcatcgaatgaaatatcgaacaataacacgtttcgatcgaattcACTTAAGACAAGCTTATTTTCCCAAATTAATGGAACAAAACAAACAACACCGTTGAGCACCGTTGAGGATACAGTGAGAAATTTTGGTGTAGATGATATTAAGGCGAATTTTAACGCGAGCAAACTTGTCGGATGTCccgtgaaattttctaaaaaattgcCTACCAACAGTTTCCCGGTAACAAATTTGGCTAGTAGCATGAAACAAATAAACGGTAGCAATGAAGTTtctaaaatgataaaaacagATTTATCATTAAACTCGGCACAAATTTCTaatgttaaagaaaattctattaagcTTCTAAGTCTTCCTATGAATTTCAAATCACCTTTGGAGAATTCTACAAATTTACAATTGAAATCTCCAAATATGCTACTTAATTCCGAATTTACGAAATTGGGAAGTTTAGTTACACCTATAACTGATAGGCCGTGCAAGGAACTTTTTTATGCGAGTTCTCCTACAGATTCTCACGTTACcagaaatttcatgaaaaataacgAGATTGAAAGCACCATGTGCATTAATGAAACGATCAGTACATACAAGGACAAGTGCGAAGAACACGAGCCAAAAGCAAATTGTCGTAAagataaattcgataaaagtaCATtggtaattgaaaaatttgcaaaattttcaaacccGGAAAGTATAGATATCTGTACAAATGTCaattgtaatgaaattaactGTTCCATGTTGAATGCAAAACGAGACGAATATGAAGacagattttcaaatattagaaatataaatgattacGAATGCGTGGATAAATGTACAAGTACAATTGACAATGCTTTAGACATACTGCAAAATATGGTGAGGAGCGTTAAAAGGTTCAGAgataaagatatgaaaaaatgtaatgaTCAAAATTATCAGTTCAAAgaagtaaaatgtaaaaatatggaTTGCATCTACAAGAACGGAAGAAATAGGGTTCTtttagcaaaaataaattcagcAGAAATAATGAGACCAAAGATGTtacaggaaataaaaaaacatgCCGATACATTAGAGGAAGAGTTAACCACTGTGGCCAACAAAGGTATAAGAactaagaaaaagagaaatgaaaaattagttgTAGACAAATCTAATGTTAAACAATACAGTGATATGATTACACAGAATcctgaaaagagaaatatttatatacaggaACCATGTTCACACGATGATATCAAATATCTCCAAAGTCCGCTATTAAGACTagaaactaattttaattcacGACATGTTAAAAGACCAGATGTCATTCTTTCTCGAATCCATAAAAAAGGCATCTATAAGAAAGATCacaatgaaaatgataacggttatgaaagaaataatattaaatcgtTGATATATCCTGGCGATAACTATTcaacaaatgtaaaaaatgtccATGTTCAATGTGCAAGATCTGTGTCTTTCCGCATTTTTGATTCGTCAAATTTTAGACCAATTGCTACGTCCACGCCTAGAAATATCGATGCACCAAAGAACAAGGAAACTCTTTGTCACATGTCAACTTGCACCCAAACAACTTCTATATCCGAAGAAAGTTTACGAATAAGGCAAGTCAAGAAAACTACATCGActgaattaataaatgattattcgATAGGACAAGAAAACAAGACGATCAATTTGGTAAAcgtgaataaagaaatatccTCGTGTTGTGATGAAAAGGCAATTATAATgctatttttaacgaaaaactTGAATAGTAAATGTTTGAAGactaaatataaaagatcAGAGTTCTTAAATTTTAGGTCAAAATGTTTGACCGGTACATGTGTTATATGCGGTAAGAAGAAACTGATTAAATATGGTTTGTCCAGGCGAAAGAAGCGAATACCTGTGGCATTTAAATTAATGTCTGTAACATATAAAAGTGAAGCTGTTCGCTCTAATGGAAATCATTGCGACTATGAAAAGTGCTCAGTGAATGACTGCAAAGTAtcagatttattaaatactgtATACACGCAATCCTCCAATTTACAGATCACAACTGCCACCTCAGTTCCTTGTATCTCGGTTGGCAACACAAACAACGTGAAAAATTTTGATGAAGAGAGAATAGCAAGAAATGACGGCTGCATATTAAGTtaa